A single region of the Chryseobacterium culicis genome encodes:
- a CDS encoding siderophore-interacting protein, with the protein MENSIIVQAKKTKKIRSAFIVKNKQYLTPHLIRVIFEIDDKQAELLANVGSGSNNKIFIPTEEDSVSLVRTYTNRKIDLENRELIIDFVAHGDNGPASAWALKACTGDVLEVGMKESTRPLVPDADFYLLAGDATALPVICAIAEQFPSYVSAKILLEVSGKEDELILCSAADISVEWLHNPHPEKGSKLAETVKSVQFPSGVLKEYVYIAAEYTTVHELRTYFKTTLDWDPHGMYICSYWKAGQAENP; encoded by the coding sequence ATGGAAAATTCTATAATAGTTCAGGCAAAGAAAACAAAAAAAATACGTTCTGCATTTATCGTTAAAAACAAGCAATATCTTACTCCGCATCTTATCCGTGTGATATTTGAAATCGATGATAAACAGGCTGAGTTATTAGCCAATGTCGGTTCCGGTTCTAACAATAAAATCTTTATCCCGACTGAAGAAGACAGCGTTTCTCTCGTCAGAACCTATACCAACAGGAAAATTGATCTTGAAAATAGGGAATTAATTATTGATTTTGTTGCTCATGGTGATAATGGTCCGGCTTCTGCCTGGGCACTAAAAGCCTGTACAGGGGATGTATTAGAAGTAGGAATGAAAGAAAGTACAAGACCACTAGTTCCTGATGCTGATTTTTACCTGTTGGCAGGAGATGCAACAGCGCTTCCTGTTATTTGTGCCATTGCAGAACAGTTTCCGTCTTATGTATCCGCAAAGATCCTATTGGAGGTATCTGGCAAAGAGGACGAGCTTATTCTGTGTTCTGCAGCCGATATTTCGGTTGAATGGCTTCACAATCCTCATCCTGAGAAAGGAAGTAAGCTTGCTGAAACGGTGAAATCGGTTCAGTTTCCATCCGGAGTTTTAAAAGAATATGTTTACATCGCTGCAGAATATACTACGGTACATGAGCTTCGTACTTATTTCAAAACAACACTGGACTGGGATCCACATGGAATGTATATCTGTTCATACTGGAAAGCCGGGCAGGCAGAAAATCCATAG
- a CDS encoding Crp/Fnr family transcriptional regulator, translated as MQELLTSYIKNRIAVTDKELETILSYFRPIQLKKNEMLLSNGQNSQRTFFVVNGCLRIFFINEEGQDSTRYFAFENQFATALTSFITSEPSEEFIEAVEDSEVYYISHKNFYHLLKIIPQWEKFYRIYLETAYVNNTKRLMSFLVQDALEKYRQLLDENPVVVRRLSNKMVASYLNISQETLSRLKSRL; from the coding sequence ATGCAGGAACTTTTAACGTCATATATTAAAAATAGAATAGCAGTAACGGATAAAGAATTGGAAACGATTCTCTCTTATTTCAGACCGATCCAATTAAAAAAGAATGAAATGCTGCTTTCTAACGGGCAAAATAGCCAGAGAACATTCTTTGTAGTGAATGGCTGCCTCCGTATATTTTTCATCAATGAAGAAGGGCAGGATTCCACCCGATATTTTGCATTTGAAAATCAGTTTGCCACTGCTCTCACCAGTTTCATTACTTCTGAACCCTCTGAGGAATTTATTGAGGCCGTAGAGGATTCAGAAGTATATTATATCAGCCATAAGAATTTTTACCACCTCCTGAAAATTATCCCGCAATGGGAGAAATTTTACAGAATCTATCTGGAAACAGCGTATGTAAATAATACCAAAAGACTGATGTCTTTCCTTGTTCAGGATGCTCTTGAAAAATACCGCCAGCTCCTGGATGAAAACCCGGTTGTTGTAAGAAGACTTTCTAATAAAATGGTGGCTTCTTATCTTAATATTTCACAGGAAACGCTAAGCCGACTGAAATCCAGACTTTAA